A portion of the Nitrospira defluvii genome contains these proteins:
- the mreC gene encoding rod shape-determining protein MreC: MAISRSTYGTRRLAIALFACLLIALFLLPSQSQRLLQYVGGPLGQVLSVPLAAFSSVDHGISDAWNSYVALQTVHEENRQLRRDIDLLKGQNNQLRESVAASQRYETLLNFKQQSPSQTVAAQVIGRDATNWYRGMILNKGESDGVRPEMGVVTPAGVVGRIVKTNSTSSVVLLVTDPNNAIAGVVQRTRDEGIVEGTSNGRARLKYIPLLSRVQAGDRVVTSGLTGAFPRGLAIGGLTQVEKSEGDLFQSAEIEPEVDLSKLDEVLIITAPYDDAEAAQKLLQEIHGDRKKP, from the coding sequence ATGGCTATATCGCGCTCTACATACGGCACCCGGCGTCTCGCCATCGCCTTGTTCGCCTGCTTGCTGATCGCCCTCTTTCTGCTTCCTAGCCAAAGCCAGAGGTTGTTGCAGTATGTCGGAGGCCCGTTGGGGCAGGTCCTGAGTGTGCCCCTCGCCGCGTTTTCCTCCGTGGATCATGGAATTTCCGACGCCTGGAACAGCTATGTCGCTCTACAGACCGTGCATGAGGAGAACCGCCAGCTGCGCCGCGACATTGACCTGTTGAAGGGCCAGAACAATCAGCTGCGCGAGTCCGTGGCCGCGTCGCAGCGGTACGAGACGCTCCTGAACTTCAAGCAGCAGTCGCCCTCGCAAACCGTGGCCGCGCAGGTCATCGGTCGGGATGCCACCAACTGGTACCGTGGGATGATTCTCAATAAAGGCGAGAGTGACGGGGTGCGGCCGGAAATGGGTGTGGTCACTCCTGCTGGGGTTGTCGGGCGCATCGTCAAAACCAACTCCACGTCGTCCGTCGTCCTGCTCGTCACCGATCCCAACAATGCGATCGCCGGTGTGGTACAGCGGACCCGTGATGAAGGGATCGTCGAAGGCACCAGTAACGGCCGCGCGCGACTCAAGTACATTCCGCTGTTGTCGCGGGTTCAAGCGGGTGACCGCGTCGTCACATCCGGTTTGACCGGAGCCTTTCCACGTGGGCTGGCGATCGGAGGGCTGACTCAAGTCGAAAAATCAGAAGGCGATCTGTTTCAGTCGGCCGAGATTGAGCCGGAAGTCGATCTGTCCAAGCTGGACGAAGTGCTGATCATTACGGCCCCCTATGACGATGCCGAGGCCGCGCAGAAGTTGCTGCAGGAAATCCATGGGGATCGAAAGAAGCCATGA
- a CDS encoding rod shape-determining protein, which yields MFGWFSNDLAIDLGTATTLVYVQGKGIVLNEPSVVAVEKKTERVMAVGADAKRMLGRTPGNIIAVRPMKEGVIADFEKAEAMLSHFIQKAHNRTAFVRPRIIIGVPSRITQVEQRAVRDSAELAGAREVYLIEEPVAAAIGAGLPITEPSGNMVVDIGGGTTDIAVISLGGIVYSESVKVAGDRMDDAIMNYIKKKYNLLIGEHMAERIKFEIGSAYPFEERKTMMIKGRDLISGIPRTLVVDDAEVREALQEPIGTIVNAIKVALENTPPELAGDIIDRGIVLTGGGSLLKGMDTRFREETNLPIITVDDPLTSVVLGVGKILDELDLLRKVSVMSQCSTSR from the coding sequence ATGTTCGGGTGGTTCTCCAACGATCTCGCGATCGATTTGGGAACGGCGACGACTCTCGTGTACGTCCAGGGAAAGGGTATCGTGTTAAACGAGCCCTCCGTGGTCGCCGTGGAGAAGAAGACGGAACGCGTGATGGCCGTCGGCGCTGATGCGAAACGGATGTTGGGGCGTACGCCGGGGAATATCATCGCGGTGCGCCCGATGAAGGAAGGCGTCATCGCCGACTTCGAAAAGGCTGAGGCGATGCTGAGTCACTTCATTCAGAAGGCTCATAACCGAACGGCGTTCGTCCGGCCCCGCATCATCATCGGTGTTCCGTCCCGGATTACCCAGGTGGAGCAGCGTGCGGTCCGGGATTCCGCCGAACTCGCCGGTGCGCGTGAAGTGTATTTGATCGAAGAACCGGTGGCGGCCGCTATCGGCGCTGGGTTGCCGATTACTGAACCATCGGGAAACATGGTGGTGGACATCGGCGGCGGAACGACGGACATCGCCGTGATCTCGTTGGGTGGCATCGTCTACAGCGAGTCGGTCAAGGTGGCCGGCGACCGGATGGATGACGCCATCATGAATTACATCAAGAAGAAATATAATCTGCTCATCGGAGAGCACATGGCCGAACGGATCAAGTTTGAGATCGGCTCGGCCTATCCCTTCGAAGAGCGGAAAACCATGATGATCAAGGGGCGCGACCTGATCTCCGGTATTCCGCGCACGCTGGTGGTGGATGATGCCGAAGTCAGGGAGGCGTTACAGGAACCCATAGGAACCATCGTCAATGCCATCAAGGTGGCGCTTGAAAATACACCACCTGAATTGGCCGGAGACATCATCGATCGTGGTATCGTGTTGACTGGCGGCGGATCTTTGCTGAAGGGAATGGACACTCGGTTTCGTGAAGAGACCAATCTTCCGATCATTACGGTCGACGACCCGCTGACCTCGGTGGTCTTGGGAGTGGGGAAGATTCTCGACGAGTTGGACCTTCTGCGCAAAGTCTCGGTTATGTCGCAGTGCAGTACCTCTCGATGA
- a CDS encoding RDD family protein, with protein sequence MERGCEKIATLFVQVREICYSDDELGRFPVAEEAIGHSPVELGVYPKAQVLNRFIAKTIDLLIVAAAGKLVPPIGVLAGLAYILLADGFGGGRSVGKRLIGLQTIVPRTRDPAGFRESIIRNLPCGLAQLAFEIPYVGWIGWGALLSLEGLLVIGNEQGRRLGDDIAKTQVLETGQLEVSD encoded by the coding sequence ATGGAGCGCGGGTGTGAGAAGATTGCGACTTTGTTTGTGCAGGTTCGAGAGATTTGTTATAGTGACGACGAATTGGGGAGATTTCCGGTGGCGGAGGAGGCAATCGGGCACAGCCCGGTGGAACTGGGTGTCTATCCCAAGGCCCAGGTGCTGAATCGCTTCATCGCCAAAACGATCGATCTCCTGATCGTGGCGGCGGCGGGCAAACTGGTCCCTCCAATCGGTGTTCTTGCCGGACTTGCCTACATTCTGCTGGCCGACGGATTTGGTGGTGGTCGCAGTGTCGGGAAGCGGCTTATCGGGCTTCAAACCATCGTCCCACGTACACGGGATCCGGCGGGCTTCCGGGAGTCGATTATCCGTAATCTGCCTTGCGGACTTGCCCAGCTGGCGTTTGAAATTCCGTATGTGGGTTGGATCGGATGGGGAGCGCTGCTCTCGCTGGAAGGGTTGCTGGTCATCGGGAATGAACAGGGGCGCCGGTTGGGTGATGACATCGCCAAGACGCAGGTGCTGGAAACCGGACAACTGGAAGTGTCGGACTGA
- a CDS encoding SurA N-terminal domain-containing protein, whose protein sequence is MIKLLREAAHDYPWFLKSIMGILALAFVITMGWWGFGQQSGNVVASVGDQVVPLDEYRRAYENTYRFYKDKGQNEIKDEFLKQFVLDQLIDNRMWLHVAKEMGLTVSDEDLRKAIMQRTEFQKNGAFDPEAYRRLLAANRLTPASFEAMEAKDILTNKARLVIMDAVALTPSEYAEAQTLASREGESDPAKAAIIKERVYQNLLFQKQQRALMAYSESMKSKVPVKIHKELM, encoded by the coding sequence ATGATCAAGCTGTTACGCGAAGCCGCTCACGACTATCCATGGTTTTTGAAATCCATCATGGGCATTCTTGCCCTCGCGTTCGTCATCACGATGGGCTGGTGGGGGTTCGGCCAGCAAAGCGGCAACGTCGTCGCCTCCGTGGGTGACCAGGTCGTCCCGCTCGATGAATATCGGCGGGCCTATGAAAATACGTACCGCTTCTACAAAGACAAAGGACAGAACGAGATCAAGGACGAGTTCCTGAAACAATTCGTGCTGGACCAACTCATCGACAACCGCATGTGGCTGCACGTCGCCAAGGAAATGGGACTGACGGTGTCCGACGAAGATTTGCGGAAGGCGATCATGCAGCGGACGGAGTTTCAGAAGAACGGCGCCTTCGACCCAGAGGCCTATCGGCGACTGTTGGCGGCAAACCGGTTGACACCGGCCTCCTTCGAAGCCATGGAAGCCAAGGATATCCTCACCAACAAAGCACGATTGGTCATCATGGACGCTGTGGCCTTGACGCCGTCCGAATATGCCGAGGCACAGACCCTGGCTTCACGAGAAGGAGAGTCTGATCCGGCCAAAGCCGCCATCATCAAGGAACGGGTGTATCAGAACCTGCTGTTCCAAAAGCAGCAGCGCGCCTTGATGGCCTATTCCGAATCGATGAAGAGCAAAGTCCCCGTCAAAATCCACAAAGAACTCATGTAG
- the queA gene encoding tRNA preQ1(34) S-adenosylmethionine ribosyltransferase-isomerase QueA, producing MLLSEFDFPFDPVLVADHPVLPRDHARLLVMERSSGMRTHRRVADLPSLLSPGDLVVVNNTKVMPARVPAKVRSTGKLLDLLFVQDLGQNMWEVLIKGRFRPGAMIDFPGGASGEIVERSQARTTMMVRGVTNVYDLMHEAGTMPLPPYIKREPSPEDRGWYQTVFARHEGAIAAPTAGLHFTQALVESMAAKGIGVTQVTLHVGPGTFRSVKSERIEDHRMLSEQVEVSTATVEQIQRTQRSGHRVVAVGTTVVRALETAARGGRGIEPFQGPADLFITPGFPFQVIDALVTNFHLPRTTLLMLVSAFVGVEPLRAAYHEAVAQRYRFYSYGDAMLIGTGWPVAT from the coding sequence ATGCTGCTCAGCGAGTTTGATTTCCCATTCGACCCGGTGCTCGTGGCCGACCATCCTGTGCTCCCGCGCGATCACGCACGGCTTTTGGTCATGGAGCGCTCGAGCGGTATGAGGACCCATCGCCGGGTCGCGGATCTTCCCTCGTTGCTCAGTCCCGGCGATCTGGTGGTGGTGAACAATACCAAAGTGATGCCGGCGCGAGTGCCGGCCAAGGTGCGGTCGACCGGAAAACTTCTGGATCTGCTGTTCGTGCAGGACCTCGGACAGAATATGTGGGAGGTGCTGATCAAAGGGCGATTTCGACCAGGGGCCATGATCGATTTTCCCGGTGGTGCCAGCGGTGAGATCGTGGAACGGAGCCAGGCTCGAACGACCATGATGGTCAGAGGCGTCACCAACGTGTATGACCTCATGCATGAGGCCGGCACGATGCCGCTGCCTCCGTACATCAAGCGTGAGCCGTCCCCGGAGGACCGGGGGTGGTACCAGACGGTGTTTGCCCGACACGAGGGAGCGATTGCCGCGCCGACCGCGGGACTACACTTCACACAAGCATTGGTGGAGTCGATGGCGGCTAAGGGAATCGGGGTGACGCAGGTGACATTGCATGTCGGCCCCGGCACGTTTCGTAGCGTGAAAAGTGAGCGAATCGAAGATCACCGCATGTTGTCGGAGCAGGTGGAGGTGTCGACCGCCACGGTCGAGCAGATTCAGCGAACACAGCGGAGCGGCCATCGCGTGGTTGCGGTCGGGACCACCGTCGTGCGCGCGCTGGAGACAGCGGCCCGGGGGGGACGTGGAATCGAGCCGTTTCAGGGACCGGCCGACCTGTTCATCACCCCTGGGTTTCCGTTTCAGGTGATCGATGCGCTGGTGACAAATTTTCATCTGCCGCGGACCACCTTGCTGATGCTGGTGTCTGCGTTTGTCGGCGTGGAACCGCTTCGCGCTGCCTACCACGAAGCGGTGGCGCAACGGTACCGGTTTTACAGTTATGGAGATGCGATGCTGATTGGGACGGGGTGGCCGGTCGCTACATGA
- a CDS encoding SpoIID/LytB domain-containing protein: MALSPLIPHRFFRVAVVAGGMAWLSLVCAHPSSAESIRVLLAQDAPFLDVRSAGAVALVSESGETKTLHGPIHLTARGDGLHLDGRRLAGGQVQLRPLRHNLTLLIGKDGGTGAMTPLPISGAVRVLRKGHALSVVNQVDLEEYVKGVVPSEVSSAWHPEMLKVQAVAARTYALYNKMLSAAREYDVVATIQDQVYRGRVGVDRRVEEAVESTRGIVVTHQKAPIYAAFSSTAAGPTEDAVNVWANKDLPYLKGVECPFDLESPYYQWRASVKIDQLEHNLRHQGFSVGTIATITPIAYSRAGRVARLRILHSGGETILRGEDLRKAAGYTVIPSTQFEVESIGAEVVFAGYGAGHAVGLCQWGAKELAELGYSYNSILQYYYPGTELHDAARSQLLMPVIPTP, translated from the coding sequence ATGGCTCTTTCGCCGCTGATTCCACATCGGTTCTTCAGAGTGGCCGTCGTCGCGGGGGGCATGGCGTGGCTGTCACTCGTTTGTGCCCATCCTTCCTCTGCTGAATCCATTCGGGTGTTGTTGGCGCAGGACGCACCGTTCCTCGATGTGCGCTCGGCCGGCGCCGTTGCGCTTGTGAGTGAGAGCGGCGAGACCAAGACACTGCATGGGCCGATTCATCTCACCGCTCGGGGGGATGGGTTGCATCTCGACGGCCGACGTCTCGCGGGTGGGCAGGTGCAGCTTCGCCCGCTCCGGCACAACTTGACGCTGCTCATCGGAAAGGACGGAGGAACCGGCGCGATGACCCCGCTGCCGATCAGCGGTGCCGTGCGGGTGTTGCGGAAAGGCCATGCGCTCTCCGTCGTCAACCAGGTGGATTTAGAAGAGTACGTCAAAGGTGTGGTGCCGTCCGAAGTCAGCTCGGCTTGGCATCCGGAAATGTTGAAGGTGCAGGCGGTAGCGGCGCGAACGTATGCCTTGTACAACAAAATGTTGAGTGCCGCGCGGGAGTATGACGTCGTCGCCACAATTCAAGATCAGGTCTATAGGGGGCGCGTGGGTGTGGATCGCCGGGTTGAGGAAGCCGTTGAATCGACGCGCGGGATTGTGGTGACCCATCAGAAGGCGCCGATCTATGCTGCATTCTCCTCCACCGCCGCCGGCCCGACCGAAGATGCCGTGAATGTGTGGGCCAATAAAGATTTGCCCTACTTGAAAGGCGTCGAGTGTCCGTTTGATTTGGAATCGCCCTATTATCAATGGAGAGCCAGCGTGAAGATTGATCAGCTGGAGCACAATCTCCGCCACCAGGGATTTTCCGTGGGTACGATTGCAACGATCACGCCGATTGCCTATAGTCGTGCCGGGCGAGTCGCCCGTTTACGCATTCTGCATTCCGGCGGCGAGACGATCTTGCGAGGAGAAGACCTTCGCAAGGCGGCGGGATATACAGTGATCCCGAGTACCCAATTTGAAGTCGAATCGATCGGCGCCGAGGTGGTCTTTGCCGGATACGGAGCGGGCCATGCCGTGGGGCTCTGCCAATGGGGCGCGAAAGAGTTGGCGGAACTCGGCTATTCCTACAACAGCATTCTGCAGTACTACTATCCAGGCACCGAGTTGCATGATGCCGCCCGGTCGCAGCTTCTGATGCCGGTGATTCCAACCCCCTGA
- a CDS encoding DUF2905 domain-containing protein, producing the protein MMDAWNGIGRLLIVAGLALAAVGLILTLAEKWPGIGSLFGWVGRLPGDLSITRERFSLYAPIATSLVLSILLSLLFYVLSWLFRR; encoded by the coding sequence ATGATGGATGCCTGGAACGGGATAGGCCGTCTCCTGATTGTCGCAGGCTTGGCCCTCGCGGCGGTCGGTCTGATACTGACGCTGGCAGAGAAATGGCCCGGTATCGGTTCGCTGTTTGGTTGGGTCGGAAGGTTACCCGGTGATCTCTCGATTACGCGAGAGCGATTTAGCCTCTATGCTCCGATCGCGACCAGTCTTGTGCTCAGCATTCTGCTGAGTCTGCTCTTTTACGTCCTTTCATGGCTCTTTCGCCGCTGA
- a CDS encoding aspartate-semialdehyde dehydrogenase yields MLKKKQAYTVVVLGATGAVGKESLEILEERNFPIETLRLFSSKRSAGEVLSCQGKEYKVEELTEASSFAGVDLAFISATDAISRDYGARLGAAGVVVIDDSAVFRMDPNVPLVVPEVNAAALQSMKRGIVAIPNCTTTPLVMALKPLRDVAGIKRVVVTTFQSVSGTGAAAMDELMDQTKALISFQDVKVQVYPHQIAFNLLPQVGSFGEGGDCSEEVKIVQETRKILEMPSLRVTATTVRVPVLRCHSEAINVELERPLKANDARAAIADMPGVIVYDDPVKKLYPMPFDVSGKDEVYVGRVRVDESITNGLNLWVVSDNLRKGAALNAVQIAECLIQ; encoded by the coding sequence ATGTTGAAGAAAAAGCAGGCCTATACGGTGGTGGTGCTCGGGGCGACCGGGGCCGTCGGAAAAGAAAGTCTGGAGATCCTGGAGGAGCGTAACTTTCCGATCGAGACGTTGCGGCTCTTTTCGTCGAAGCGCTCCGCCGGCGAGGTGTTGTCGTGTCAGGGCAAAGAATACAAGGTTGAGGAATTGACGGAGGCCTCGTCCTTCGCCGGCGTCGACCTCGCCTTTATTTCCGCCACCGACGCCATCAGTCGTGACTACGGTGCACGATTAGGCGCGGCGGGTGTCGTCGTCATCGATGACAGCGCCGTGTTCCGGATGGACCCGAACGTCCCGCTCGTGGTGCCCGAGGTCAATGCTGCGGCGTTGCAGTCTATGAAGCGGGGCATTGTGGCCATCCCGAACTGCACGACGACTCCGTTGGTCATGGCGCTGAAGCCGCTTCGGGATGTGGCCGGTATCAAACGCGTGGTGGTGACGACGTTTCAGTCGGTGTCCGGCACCGGGGCGGCCGCGATGGATGAATTGATGGATCAGACGAAGGCGCTCATCTCATTTCAGGATGTGAAGGTGCAGGTCTATCCGCATCAAATCGCGTTCAATCTCCTCCCCCAGGTGGGCTCGTTCGGCGAGGGCGGCGACTGCTCCGAAGAAGTGAAGATCGTCCAGGAGACAAGGAAAATTCTTGAGATGCCGTCACTGCGGGTCACCGCGACCACGGTGAGGGTGCCGGTCTTGCGCTGTCACTCGGAGGCAATCAATGTGGAACTCGAACGTCCGTTGAAGGCCAACGACGCGCGGGCCGCCATTGCCGATATGCCGGGGGTGATCGTCTACGATGATCCCGTCAAGAAACTCTATCCGATGCCCTTTGACGTGTCCGGCAAGGATGAGGTCTACGTGGGGCGTGTTCGGGTCGATGAGTCGATCACCAACGGCTTGAATCTGTGGGTCGTCAGCGACAACCTGCGGAAGGGGGCCGCGCTCAACGCCGTTCAAATCGCCGAATGTTTGATACAATGA
- the leuB gene encoding 3-isopropylmalate dehydrogenase, with the protein MKARIAVLAGDGVGREIVPEAVKVLKAVAVRYGHTFEFQSADVGGHAIDKVGVPLPAETLTIAKHSDAVLLGAVGGPKWEGLEYSLRPERALLGLREQLGLYANLRPAKLYPMLADASTLRREVIEGIDMLVIRELTGGIYFGKPKGIEKLPGGGERGVNTEVYTTEEIRRIAVVAFEAARKRRKKVMSVDKANVLESSELWRRVVTEVQKDYADVALSHIYVDNCAMQLVRNPRQFDVLLCNNIFGDILSDEAAMLTGSIGMLPSASIGAKVGLFEPIHGSAPDIAGKNIANPIATIASAAMMLSYAFQLDKEAAAIDQAIVKTLELGYRTKDIHAEGMRLVGTTEMGDAILQNLPA; encoded by the coding sequence GTGAAAGCGAGAATTGCAGTCTTGGCCGGTGACGGAGTCGGCCGCGAAATTGTTCCGGAAGCGGTCAAGGTATTAAAGGCCGTGGCAGTCAGGTACGGGCATACCTTTGAATTTCAGTCGGCCGATGTCGGGGGGCATGCTATCGACAAGGTCGGCGTGCCGCTACCGGCTGAGACCCTCACCATCGCTAAGCACAGTGACGCAGTGTTGCTGGGGGCCGTCGGCGGTCCGAAATGGGAAGGGTTGGAGTATAGCCTTCGCCCCGAGCGGGCCCTGCTTGGCTTGCGAGAACAACTGGGGCTCTATGCGAACCTTCGTCCGGCGAAACTGTATCCCATGCTGGCCGATGCCTCGACATTGCGTCGCGAGGTCATCGAGGGCATCGACATGCTGGTGATCCGTGAACTCACCGGCGGCATCTATTTCGGTAAGCCGAAAGGGATTGAGAAATTGCCCGGTGGCGGAGAACGCGGGGTCAATACCGAAGTGTATACGACCGAGGAAATCCGCCGGATTGCGGTGGTGGCCTTCGAGGCGGCGCGCAAGCGTCGGAAGAAGGTGATGTCGGTCGACAAGGCGAACGTGCTGGAGTCGTCGGAGCTCTGGCGGCGAGTGGTGACCGAGGTACAGAAGGACTACGCCGATGTGGCCCTGAGCCACATCTATGTCGACAATTGTGCGATGCAGCTCGTGCGGAATCCACGGCAGTTTGATGTGCTGCTCTGCAATAACATTTTCGGCGATATTCTGAGTGACGAGGCGGCGATGCTCACCGGGTCGATCGGCATGTTGCCGTCTGCCAGCATCGGGGCCAAGGTCGGACTGTTCGAGCCGATCCACGGCAGCGCGCCGGACATCGCGGGGAAAAATATTGCGAACCCGATTGCGACCATTGCTTCTGCCGCCATGATGCTGTCGTACGCCTTTCAGTTGGACAAGGAAGCGGCGGCGATCGACCAGGCGATCGTCAAGACGCTTGAACTTGGATACCGTACCAAGGATATCCATGCCGAAGGGATGCGGCTGGTTGGTACCACGGAAATGGGCGATGCTATCCTGCAGAATCTTCCCGCATAA
- a CDS encoding cupin domain-containing protein → MFGTHRERCPEFLAGDHTRLRELLHPAKADLKLGYSLAHGFLDPGQQSLWHRLTSSEVYYFIAGCGLMKVEEESMPVEAGSVIYVPPGAKQALLNTGTSPIEFLCLVDPAWKAEDEAVVE, encoded by the coding sequence ATGTTCGGCACGCATCGTGAGCGCTGCCCGGAATTTCTTGCAGGCGATCACACCCGGTTGCGAGAACTGCTGCACCCGGCCAAGGCCGACCTGAAACTGGGCTATAGCCTGGCTCACGGATTCCTCGATCCTGGCCAGCAGTCCCTCTGGCACCGGTTGACATCCTCGGAGGTGTATTACTTCATCGCCGGCTGTGGCCTGATGAAGGTGGAAGAGGAGTCGATGCCGGTGGAGGCCGGTTCGGTGATCTATGTGCCGCCTGGTGCCAAGCAGGCCCTGCTGAACACCGGAACGAGTCCGATCGAATTTCTCTGCCTCGTCGATCCCGCGTGGAAGGCGGAAGACGAGGCGGTCGTTGAATAG
- a CDS encoding 2-isopropylmalate synthase: MTRMIRIFDTTLRDGEQSPGASMNVEEKLMIAKQLARLGVDIIEAGFAYSSPGDFEAVRRIALEVEGPVVCSLARARPEDITRASEALKGAQRVRIHTFLSTSDIHLKHQFRMTRDEAKKRAVEMVQLARTYVDDVEFSPMDASRSDPAYLCEVIEAVIAAGAGTINIPDTVGYAVPQEFGELIQRIRDRVPNSQQAVISVHCHNDLGLAVANSLAAVMAGAGQVECTINGIGERAGNTSLEEVVMGLRTRKAWYGADTKVVTEEIAKTSRLVSKITGMVIQPNKAIVGANAFAHTSGIHQDGLLKDKTTYEIMRPESVGLEQVKLVMGKLSGRHAFRQRLEDLGYKLSEEEINHAFERFKRLADQKKEIYEEDLEVIVSEEIAKMSERVVLKSFHVESGTNKVPKATVELEIDGKLVSHSGTGDGPVDAVYRTIAAMTQTTSKLLMFGVNAITGGTDAQGEVSVRLEEDGRTVSGHGADTDIITAAARAYLNALNKLAYFAAKQAEGIQKVSLI; encoded by the coding sequence ATGACTCGGATGATCAGAATATTCGATACGACGTTGCGGGACGGCGAGCAATCGCCAGGGGCGAGCATGAACGTCGAAGAGAAACTGATGATCGCCAAGCAACTGGCACGCCTCGGCGTGGATATTATCGAGGCGGGGTTTGCCTACAGTTCACCTGGAGACTTCGAGGCCGTACGACGGATTGCTTTGGAGGTTGAGGGGCCGGTGGTCTGTAGTCTTGCGCGAGCAAGGCCGGAGGATATCACCAGGGCGTCGGAAGCGTTGAAAGGGGCCCAGCGCGTCAGGATCCACACGTTCTTGTCTACGTCCGACATCCACTTGAAGCATCAATTCCGGATGACGCGCGACGAGGCCAAGAAGCGGGCGGTGGAGATGGTGCAGTTGGCGCGCACCTATGTGGACGACGTGGAGTTTTCTCCTATGGATGCCAGCCGTTCCGATCCCGCGTACTTGTGTGAGGTGATTGAAGCGGTGATTGCGGCCGGAGCAGGGACGATCAATATTCCCGATACGGTCGGCTATGCCGTGCCTCAGGAGTTCGGTGAGCTGATTCAACGCATCAGGGACAGGGTGCCGAATAGCCAGCAGGCAGTGATTTCAGTGCATTGCCACAACGATTTGGGGCTGGCGGTGGCCAATAGTCTGGCGGCGGTGATGGCGGGCGCCGGGCAGGTGGAGTGCACCATCAATGGCATCGGCGAGCGGGCCGGTAACACCTCGCTGGAAGAAGTTGTCATGGGACTCCGGACCCGCAAGGCTTGGTATGGGGCTGATACCAAGGTCGTGACGGAGGAAATAGCCAAAACGAGTCGTCTGGTGAGCAAGATCACGGGGATGGTCATTCAGCCGAACAAAGCGATCGTTGGCGCCAATGCGTTTGCCCACACGTCAGGTATTCATCAAGACGGGTTGCTGAAGGATAAAACCACCTATGAAATCATGCGACCGGAGTCGGTGGGGCTGGAACAGGTCAAATTGGTGATGGGTAAGTTGTCCGGGCGTCATGCGTTCCGCCAACGGTTGGAAGATCTGGGCTACAAGTTGAGCGAGGAAGAGATCAATCACGCCTTTGAGCGGTTTAAGCGGCTGGCGGATCAGAAGAAGGAGATCTACGAAGAGGATCTCGAGGTCATCGTATCGGAGGAAATTGCGAAGATGTCCGAACGGGTGGTCTTGAAGTCGTTTCACGTAGAAAGCGGGACCAATAAAGTTCCGAAGGCGACGGTCGAGTTGGAGATCGACGGAAAACTGGTGTCCCACAGCGGAACGGGCGATGGACCGGTGGATGCGGTCTATCGGACGATTGCGGCCATGACGCAGACCACGAGTAAATTGTTGATGTTCGGCGTGAATGCCATCACTGGCGGGACCGATGCCCAAGGGGAGGTGTCGGTGCGTCTGGAAGAGGATGGGCGAACGGTCTCCGGACATGGGGCGGATACCGACATCATTACGGCGGCGGCGAGAGCCTACCTCAATGCGCTCAATAAGCTGGCATACTTTGCTGCGAAACAGGCGGAAGGGATTCAGAAGGTCAGCTTGATTTGA
- the pssA gene encoding CDP-diacylglycerol--serine O-phosphatidyltransferase: MKPPFARGNRKRQAMYLIPNLCTTGNLFCGVFAILSVFNGQHLSAAIAILVGMIFDMLDGKLARLTNSTGQFGIEYDSLSDVVSFGVAPGLLIYSYALSGQGMFGVAVMFAYVAMGAVRLARFNATVSNSDSKYFTGLAIPAAAGVIASLVIFDLHITQLGSEVKPLLILVITFALAFLMVSTIKYRSFKDLKFRRGDHFTYLVWGILALMLIVAWPQAMLFVAFGGYAMSGPLSRVWTMVAKGAGKPVTKVDGPVLDSKE; encoded by the coding sequence ATGAAACCTCCGTTCGCGAGGGGGAATCGGAAGCGGCAGGCGATGTACCTGATCCCCAACCTCTGTACCACGGGGAATCTCTTCTGCGGTGTGTTTGCGATCCTGTCGGTATTTAACGGGCAGCATCTGTCGGCCGCCATTGCCATCCTGGTTGGCATGATCTTCGACATGCTGGACGGAAAGCTGGCGCGGTTGACGAACAGCACCGGGCAGTTCGGCATCGAGTACGACTCTCTGTCCGATGTCGTGTCGTTCGGTGTCGCTCCGGGGCTATTGATCTATTCATACGCGTTGAGCGGACAGGGCATGTTCGGTGTGGCGGTGATGTTCGCCTATGTCGCCATGGGTGCGGTCCGGCTGGCTCGATTTAACGCCACGGTGAGCAACTCCGACAGCAAATACTTCACTGGCTTGGCCATCCCAGCGGCGGCCGGGGTGATTGCCTCGCTGGTGATCTTTGACTTGCATATCACTCAGTTGGGCTCGGAAGTCAAACCGCTGCTCATCTTGGTGATTACGTTTGCCCTGGCGTTCTTGATGGTCAGTACGATCAAGTATCGCAGTTTCAAGGATCTCAAATTCCGGCGAGGTGATCACTTTACGTATCTAGTCTGGGGCATTCTGGCGTTGATGTTGATTGTCGCGTGGCCTCAGGCTATGCTGTTCGTGGCATTCGGTGGCTATGCCATGTCCGGTCCGTTATCACGAGTCTGGACGATGGTTGCTAAGGGCGCCGGCAAACCGGTTACGAAAGTCGATGGGCCGGTGTTGGATTCGAAAGAGTAG